One region of Agrobacterium tumefaciens genomic DNA includes:
- a CDS encoding aminotransferase-like domain-containing protein, which translates to MTNWLPDITEGNGPIYLRLADKIEGAISDGILQAGSKLPPQRNLAFDLGVTIGTISRAYALIHERGLVSGEVGRGTYVNERKAAAPLSRVEPTASAFGGTRYAVDTSAEFRLNTTAAPDVGQSALVSKHVEAVTREHSFEISNYTRSFPDNWCMAGVRWLSQNGWSPKPENIVSTLGAHAAVMSVVTAMTAPGDRIVFEPLTYSHISRSAALAGRRVTLVEVDEKGILPDDFERVCAQQHPKMIFLMSAGQNPTCATLPEERRRAIADIARRYGVWIVEDNLYGAMTRDAIPLIAEFAPDLTFVVGGLSKSVSAGVRGGWVACPAQFASRIRISHSMITGGLPFMLAELNARLVNSGDADDIRKDCIAEINQREALARRIFAGLEFNSLPDIAFLWLRLPEPWLSGTFRSAAMKEGVLIDDEDEFKAGRTEKVYHRVRISLSGPSNQEELKHALGILRHLLDNGSAGYESEA; encoded by the coding sequence ATGACAAATTGGCTTCCCGATATCACCGAGGGCAACGGCCCCATCTACCTTCGCCTCGCGGACAAGATCGAAGGCGCAATTTCGGATGGCATCTTGCAGGCCGGGTCGAAATTGCCGCCGCAACGCAATCTCGCTTTCGATCTGGGCGTTACAATCGGTACAATCAGCCGGGCATATGCCCTCATCCACGAACGCGGCCTCGTCAGCGGCGAAGTCGGCCGTGGCACCTATGTCAACGAGCGTAAGGCTGCCGCCCCATTATCACGCGTGGAACCGACGGCATCGGCATTCGGCGGCACGCGCTACGCGGTGGACACCAGCGCCGAATTCCGCCTGAACACCACGGCTGCTCCCGATGTCGGGCAGAGCGCGCTGGTCAGCAAACACGTCGAGGCCGTGACGAGAGAGCATTCGTTCGAAATTTCCAACTACACCCGCTCCTTTCCCGACAACTGGTGCATGGCGGGCGTTCGCTGGCTTTCCCAGAATGGCTGGTCGCCGAAACCGGAAAACATCGTTTCGACGCTTGGCGCCCATGCTGCGGTGATGAGTGTGGTGACGGCAATGACCGCGCCGGGCGACCGTATCGTTTTCGAACCCCTCACCTATTCCCATATCAGCCGCAGCGCCGCCCTTGCCGGACGGCGGGTAACACTGGTGGAAGTGGATGAGAAAGGCATTCTCCCCGATGATTTCGAGCGCGTTTGCGCCCAACAGCATCCAAAGATGATCTTCCTGATGTCGGCGGGCCAGAACCCGACCTGCGCCACCCTGCCCGAGGAGCGGCGGCGGGCGATCGCCGATATCGCCCGCAGATACGGCGTATGGATCGTGGAGGACAATCTCTATGGCGCCATGACGCGGGATGCGATCCCACTCATTGCGGAATTCGCGCCCGATCTTACCTTCGTTGTCGGCGGCCTGTCGAAATCCGTTTCCGCCGGCGTCAGGGGTGGCTGGGTCGCCTGCCCGGCGCAATTCGCCTCGAGAATTCGCATTTCGCATTCGATGATAACCGGCGGACTGCCGTTCATGCTCGCCGAACTGAATGCACGCCTCGTCAACAGCGGCGACGCAGACGACATCCGCAAGGACTGTATCGCCGAGATCAACCAGCGCGAGGCCCTCGCCAGACGCATCTTTGCAGGGCTGGAATTCAACTCCCTGCCAGACATCGCCTTTCTGTGGCTGAGGCTGCCTGAACCGTGGCTGTCTGGAACCTTCCGCAGCGCTGCCATGAAGGAAGGTGTGCTGATAGACGACGAGGACGAGTTTAAGGCCGGGCGCACGGAGAAGGTTTACCACCGTGTCCGCATCAGCCTTTCCGGGCCGTCAAACCAGGAAGAACTGAAGCATGCCCTGGGTATCCTGCGGCATTTGCTCGACAATGGTTCAGCCGGCTACGAAAGCGAGGCGTGA
- a CDS encoding acyloxyacyl hydrolase has protein sequence MAAFSSISARAFVALAMVFAACVLSDITPAAAADGTVFDELRFGVTTSLADRNGGGEDGVFPAFTAYFDPFASASAVTFSEKLARPRLHLGAEIGTEGEANTIYGGINWTFDLNPKIFVDLGFGGLWHDGRLRNGPGETGAEFGCRVLFHEYAAIGYRFNSNWNISTQIEHASHANLCDGPNDGLTRVGLMVGYKF, from the coding sequence ATGGCAGCATTCAGTTCCATATCCGCCAGGGCATTTGTTGCTCTCGCGATGGTTTTCGCAGCATGTGTGTTGAGTGACATAACGCCGGCCGCCGCCGCAGACGGCACGGTGTTCGATGAATTGCGTTTCGGGGTCACAACCTCGCTCGCCGATCGCAATGGTGGCGGCGAAGATGGTGTATTCCCGGCCTTCACTGCCTATTTCGATCCTTTCGCGAGCGCCTCGGCTGTCACTTTTAGCGAAAAACTTGCCCGACCGCGTCTGCATCTCGGTGCGGAAATCGGCACCGAGGGCGAAGCAAATACCATTTACGGCGGTATCAACTGGACCTTCGACCTCAATCCGAAGATTTTCGTCGACCTCGGCTTTGGCGGCCTGTGGCATGACGGCAGGCTGAGAAATGGTCCGGGCGAAACTGGCGCGGAATTCGGTTGCCGCGTGCTTTTTCATGAATATGCCGCCATCGGATATCGCTTCAATAGCAACTGGAATATTTCGACCCAGATCGAACATGCCTCCCATGCCAATCTGTGCGACGGCCCCAATGACGGGCTGACGCGTGTCGGACTTATGGTCGGCTACAAGTTCTGA
- the purL gene encoding phosphoribosylformylglycinamidine synthase subunit PurL — MSIPNSIKITPELVASHGLKPDEYQRILDLIGREPSFTELGIFSAMWNEHCSYKSSKKWLKTLPTTGPRVIQGPGENAGVVDIDDGDCVVFKMESHNHPSYIEPYQGAATGVGGILRDVFTMGARPIAAMNALRFGAPDHPKTRHLVAGVVAGVGGYGNSFGVPTVGGEVEFDPRYNGNILVNAFAAGLAKSDAIFLSEAKGVGLPVVYLGAKTGRDGVGGATMASAEFDESIEEKRPTVQVGDPFTEKCLLEACLELMKTGAVIAIQDMGAAGLTCSAVEMGAKGDLGIELDLNAVPVREERMTAYEMMLSESQERMLMVLEPSKEEVAKAIFVKWGLDFAIVGKTTDDLRFRVLHNGEEVANLPIKDLGDQAPEYDRPWTPAKVQAPLAENDVPDADIADALVSLVGSANNSSRRWVYEQYDTLIQGNSLQLPGGDAGVVRVEGHDKKALAFSSDVTPRYVEADAFEGGKQAVAECWRNITATGALPLAATDNLNFGNPEKPEIMSQLVHAIKGIGEACRVLEFPIVSGNVSLYNETNGQAILPTPTIGGVGLLKDWGRMARIRFAAADEVVLLAGAPAGLGTHIAQSVYMRDVHGRIDGPAPHVDLEAEKRNGDFVRALIADGLATAVHDCSSGGLALAVAEMAISSGIGATIDAVEGHNPVLTFYGEDQGRYVLTVKKSDLDEVRAAAKAAGVSCPAIGVTGGSSVKLGTARAIEIKELHLAYESWFPQFMDGETLIAAE; from the coding sequence ATGTCGATTCCAAACTCCATCAAGATCACCCCGGAACTCGTTGCATCCCACGGGCTGAAGCCCGACGAATACCAGCGTATCCTCGACCTGATCGGACGGGAGCCGAGCTTTACCGAGCTTGGCATTTTCTCGGCCATGTGGAACGAGCACTGCTCCTACAAGTCCTCCAAGAAATGGCTGAAGACCCTGCCCACCACGGGCCCGCGCGTCATTCAAGGCCCCGGCGAAAATGCCGGCGTGGTGGATATCGATGATGGCGACTGCGTCGTCTTCAAGATGGAAAGCCACAACCATCCGTCCTACATCGAGCCCTATCAGGGTGCGGCAACCGGCGTCGGCGGCATCCTGCGCGATGTCTTCACCATGGGCGCACGCCCGATCGCAGCCATGAATGCGCTACGTTTCGGCGCACCCGACCATCCGAAGACCCGCCACCTCGTGGCTGGCGTCGTCGCCGGTGTCGGCGGTTACGGCAACTCCTTCGGCGTGCCGACCGTCGGCGGCGAAGTGGAATTCGATCCCCGCTATAACGGCAACATCCTCGTCAACGCCTTTGCCGCCGGACTTGCCAAGTCCGATGCGATCTTCCTTTCGGAAGCCAAGGGCGTCGGCCTGCCGGTGGTGTATCTCGGTGCGAAGACCGGCCGCGACGGCGTCGGCGGCGCGACCATGGCCTCTGCCGAATTTGATGAGTCGATCGAAGAAAAGCGCCCAACCGTTCAGGTCGGCGACCCCTTCACCGAAAAGTGCCTGCTGGAAGCCTGCCTCGAACTGATGAAAACAGGCGCAGTCATCGCCATTCAGGACATGGGTGCCGCCGGCCTTACCTGCTCGGCCGTCGAAATGGGCGCCAAGGGCGATCTCGGCATCGAACTTGATCTCAACGCCGTACCGGTGCGCGAAGAGCGCATGACGGCCTACGAAATGATGCTGTCGGAAAGCCAGGAGCGCATGCTCATGGTTCTCGAGCCCTCCAAGGAAGAAGTCGCCAAGGCGATCTTCGTCAAATGGGGCCTGGACTTCGCCATCGTCGGCAAGACCACCGACGACCTGCGTTTCCGCGTGCTGCACAATGGCGAGGAAGTCGCCAACCTTCCGATCAAGGATCTCGGTGATCAGGCTCCGGAATACGACCGCCCGTGGACGCCCGCCAAGGTTCAGGCTCCGCTTGCGGAGAACGACGTTCCTGATGCAGACATTGCCGACGCATTGGTGTCACTGGTCGGTTCGGCCAACAACTCCTCGCGCCGCTGGGTCTACGAACAGTATGACACGCTGATCCAGGGCAATTCCCTGCAGCTGCCGGGTGGCGATGCCGGCGTTGTCCGCGTTGAAGGCCATGACAAGAAGGCGCTCGCCTTCTCCTCCGACGTGACACCGCGTTATGTCGAGGCAGACGCCTTTGAAGGCGGCAAGCAGGCCGTGGCCGAATGCTGGCGCAACATCACCGCAACCGGCGCTTTGCCGCTCGCGGCCACCGACAACCTCAATTTCGGCAATCCGGAAAAGCCCGAGATCATGAGCCAGCTCGTCCATGCCATCAAGGGCATCGGCGAAGCCTGCCGCGTACTGGAATTCCCGATCGTTTCCGGCAACGTCTCGCTCTACAACGAGACCAACGGTCAGGCGATCCTGCCCACCCCCACCATCGGCGGCGTTGGCCTGCTGAAGGACTGGGGCCGTATGGCGCGCATCCGCTTTGCCGCCGCGGACGAAGTCGTGCTGCTGGCGGGCGCGCCTGCCGGTCTTGGCACCCATATTGCCCAGTCCGTCTACATGCGCGACGTGCATGGCCGCATCGATGGCCCGGCACCGCATGTCGATCTGGAAGCTGAAAAGAGAAATGGCGATTTCGTCCGCGCCCTTATCGCAGACGGTCTTGCCACAGCGGTTCACGACTGCTCCTCGGGCGGCCTGGCTCTCGCGGTTGCCGAAATGGCAATTTCCTCCGGCATCGGCGCGACGATCGACGCGGTCGAGGGCCATAATCCCGTCCTCACCTTCTATGGCGAAGATCAGGGCCGTTATGTGCTGACCGTCAAGAAGAGCGATCTGGATGAAGTGCGCGCGGCAGCGAAGGCAGCGGGCGTTTCCTGCCCGGCGATCGGCGTCACCGGCGGCTCAAGCGTAAAGCTGGGCACGGCACGCGCTATCGAGATTAAAGAATTGCACTTGGCCTATGAATCGTGGTTCCCTCAATTCATGGATGGCGAAACTCTAATCGCCGCAGAATGA
- a CDS encoding BolA family protein, which translates to MPMKPGDIEDMIKAGIPGAKVTIRDLAGDGDHYAAEVVADAFKGKTRVQQHQMVYDALKGNMGGVLHALALQTSAPE; encoded by the coding sequence ATGCCCATGAAACCCGGCGACATTGAAGACATGATTAAGGCGGGAATTCCCGGGGCAAAGGTCACGATCCGCGATCTGGCCGGTGATGGCGATCATTACGCGGCGGAAGTCGTCGCGGATGCTTTCAAGGGCAAGACCCGCGTGCAGCAGCACCAGATGGTCTATGACGCGCTGAAGGGCAATATGGGCGGTGTTCTGCACGCCCTTGCCCTGCAGACCTCGGCTCCCGAATGA
- the grxD gene encoding Grx4 family monothiol glutaredoxin, which yields MSGIHDMIDSEVKSNDIVLFMKGTPQFPQCGFSGQVVQILDYLGVDYKGVNVLADADIRQGIKDYSNWPTIPQLYVKGEFVGGCDIVREMFQSGELQNHFQEQGISVRGAA from the coding sequence ATGAGCGGCATTCACGATATGATCGACAGTGAAGTGAAGAGCAACGACATCGTTCTTTTCATGAAGGGCACCCCGCAATTCCCGCAGTGCGGTTTTTCCGGTCAGGTCGTACAGATTCTCGACTATCTTGGCGTCGACTACAAGGGCGTCAATGTGCTCGCCGATGCCGACATCCGTCAGGGCATCAAGGATTATTCCAACTGGCCGACCATCCCGCAGCTCTACGTCAAGGGCGAATTCGTCGGCGGCTGTGACATCGTAAGAGAGATGTTCCAGTCCGGTGAACTTCAAAATCACTTCCAAGAACAGGGTATCAGCGTCCGCGGCGCGGCCTGA
- a CDS encoding multidrug effflux MFS transporter, with product MGRTEFIALAAMLMALNALAIDIMLPGLQEIGASLGVVNENHRQYVISSYLLGFGIAQLLYGPISDRFGRRKPMLVGLAIYIVSAIAVVFVPSFTGLLVLRFIQGIGSAATRVITISIVRDIYGGRQMAEVMSLIMMVFMVVPVIAPGTGQIVLFFGDWHLIFAFMAGIAAVVTAWMYFRLPETLHADDVRPFTVRSILGGFKIVLTNRIALCYTLSSTFIFGALFGFINSAEQVYKGIYGLGAWFAAAFAGVALFMAFSSFINARLVGRFGMRKLSHGSLLGFIAITFVWLVVQMVGPEPMPFAIFIVFFALAMFQFGWIGSNFNSLAMEPLGHVAGTASSVIGFMGTVGGSLIGAVIGQAFDGTALPMVAGFFAVSIIGLVFVLIGEKGVLFQAHNKPTH from the coding sequence ATGGGGCGCACGGAATTCATCGCGCTTGCCGCGATGCTGATGGCGCTGAATGCGCTTGCCATCGACATCATGCTTCCCGGCCTTCAGGAAATCGGCGCGTCACTTGGCGTCGTGAATGAAAACCACCGTCAATACGTCATTTCCAGCTATCTTCTAGGCTTCGGCATTGCCCAGCTTCTGTACGGACCGATCTCGGACCGTTTCGGGCGCCGCAAGCCGATGCTCGTCGGGCTGGCAATCTACATCGTCTCGGCCATTGCCGTCGTCTTCGTACCGTCATTCACTGGCCTGCTGGTTCTGCGCTTCATTCAGGGCATCGGCTCTGCGGCGACGCGCGTCATCACCATTTCGATCGTGCGCGACATCTATGGCGGACGTCAGATGGCGGAAGTCATGTCGCTGATCATGATGGTATTCATGGTCGTTCCGGTCATCGCACCCGGCACTGGCCAGATCGTGCTGTTTTTCGGTGACTGGCACCTTATCTTCGCCTTCATGGCCGGAATTGCCGCCGTCGTGACCGCCTGGATGTATTTCCGCCTGCCGGAAACCCTGCATGCCGATGACGTCAGGCCTTTCACGGTTCGTTCGATCCTCGGTGGCTTCAAGATCGTGCTCACCAACCGTATTGCGCTCTGTTACACGCTCTCCAGCACATTCATCTTCGGTGCGCTGTTCGGCTTCATCAATTCCGCCGAACAGGTCTATAAGGGCATCTACGGCCTGGGCGCATGGTTTGCGGCCGCTTTTGCGGGCGTCGCCCTGTTCATGGCCTTCTCGTCCTTCATCAATGCAAGGCTTGTCGGCAGGTTTGGCATGCGCAAGCTGTCGCACGGGTCGCTGCTCGGCTTCATCGCCATCACCTTCGTGTGGCTGGTGGTACAGATGGTCGGGCCGGAACCGATGCCCTTTGCGATCTTCATCGTGTTCTTCGCGCTTGCCATGTTCCAGTTCGGCTGGATCGGCTCGAACTTCAACTCGCTCGCCATGGAGCCGCTCGGCCATGTCGCCGGCACGGCCTCGTCCGTTATTGGCTTCATGGGAACCGTCGGCGGTTCGCTGATCGGTGCCGTTATCGGTCAGGCTTTTGATGGCACGGCGCTGCCAATGGTAGCCGGCTTCTTCGCCGTCTCCATTATAGGCCTCGTCTTCGTGCTTATCGGAGAAAAGGGCGTACTGTTTCAGGCCCACAACAAGCCGACGCACTAA
- a CDS encoding inositol monophosphatase family protein — protein MAIELDIASLANALQEAAAVEILPRFRNLGEGDVRIKSEAIDLVTEADEAAERLIRARVQEIMPQALFIGEEAVAADASLLGKLADADLAVVVDPIDGTYNFASGLPLFGVMMSVISKGETVAGLIFDPMGNDWAIAEKGSGAWLCAADGSQTQMSVVPAPALSQMVGIANTGYFDVETRRKILMNLADVRLFTSYRCAAHEYRVFCGGHMHFLMYNKLMPWDHLAGTLLSQEAGAYAARFDGSPYLPRHLEGGLLLAPDQETWELLREKIFTV, from the coding sequence ATGGCTATCGAACTCGACATCGCCTCTCTCGCCAATGCGCTTCAGGAGGCGGCGGCAGTGGAAATCCTGCCGAGGTTCCGTAATCTGGGTGAGGGCGACGTCAGGATAAAGAGCGAGGCGATAGACCTCGTAACCGAGGCTGACGAGGCTGCTGAGCGGCTGATCCGCGCCCGCGTGCAGGAAATCATGCCGCAGGCGCTGTTCATCGGTGAAGAGGCCGTTGCGGCGGATGCCTCGCTGCTTGGCAAGCTTGCGGATGCGGATCTTGCCGTGGTGGTCGATCCGATCGATGGCACCTACAACTTCGCGTCGGGCCTGCCGCTGTTTGGCGTGATGATGAGCGTCATCTCCAAGGGCGAGACCGTTGCCGGTCTCATTTTCGATCCGATGGGCAATGACTGGGCGATTGCCGAAAAGGGTTCCGGCGCATGGCTTTGTGCCGCCGATGGTTCGCAGACGCAGATGTCCGTCGTGCCCGCACCGGCACTGTCGCAGATGGTCGGCATCGCCAACACCGGTTATTTTGACGTGGAGACCCGCCGCAAGATTCTCATGAACCTCGCGGATGTGCGGCTCTTCACCAGCTACCGTTGTGCTGCGCATGAATACCGCGTGTTCTGCGGCGGCCACATGCATTTCCTGATGTACAACAAGCTTATGCCCTGGGATCATCTCGCTGGCACCCTGCTTTCGCAGGAAGCGGGCGCCTACGCCGCCCGTTTTGACGGCTCGCCTTACCTGCCGCGCCACCTTGAAGGTGGCCTGCTGCTTGCTCCTGATCAGGAGACATGGGAATTGCTGCGCGAGAAGATTTTCACGGTTTGA
- a CDS encoding inositol monophosphatase family protein → MTLSDKDIDFLISTVAAAGRQEIMPRFRNLDAGAISEKTSAVDLVTEADILTEKAITAALLQRFPKAHIVGEEAYDADQSVIPALADAPFAFVIDPIDGTFNYASGFPAFGTLLAVTVKGETVAGIIHDPVMGDTILALKGEGAYLHRKDGSQARLKVADPLPLSEMVGIFSWGHSHEDRRPVIAANMAKIKMALSINCSAHEYWLASTGKLHFIGHEKLMPWDHLAGVLIHQEAGGYTARFDNTPYRPGQTTGGILSAPDKESWKMLRREIVAL, encoded by the coding sequence ATGACCCTTTCCGATAAAGATATCGACTTTCTGATTTCCACCGTTGCCGCTGCCGGCCGCCAGGAAATCATGCCCCGCTTCCGCAATCTCGACGCAGGCGCGATTTCCGAAAAGACCTCTGCGGTCGATCTCGTCACCGAGGCGGATATTCTGACGGAAAAGGCGATAACCGCCGCTCTTCTGCAACGGTTTCCGAAGGCCCATATTGTCGGCGAAGAGGCCTATGACGCGGATCAATCCGTTATTCCTGCCCTTGCCGATGCACCATTTGCCTTCGTGATCGATCCAATCGACGGCACTTTCAACTATGCTTCCGGTTTTCCAGCTTTCGGCACGCTGCTCGCCGTCACCGTCAAGGGTGAGACGGTCGCAGGCATCATCCACGATCCTGTCATGGGTGATACCATCCTTGCTCTCAAAGGCGAGGGCGCTTATCTCCACCGCAAGGACGGCTCACAGGCAAGGCTCAAGGTTGCCGATCCCCTGCCATTGTCCGAAATGGTCGGCATATTTTCCTGGGGTCACAGCCATGAAGATCGCCGCCCGGTGATCGCCGCCAATATGGCCAAGATCAAGATGGCGCTTTCAATCAATTGCTCGGCTCATGAATATTGGCTTGCCTCGACTGGCAAGCTGCACTTCATCGGCCACGAAAAGCTGATGCCCTGGGATCATCTCGCCGGCGTTCTCATTCATCAGGAAGCGGGCGGCTACACGGCCCGTTTCGACAATACGCCCTACCGGCCAGGACAGACGACAGGCGGCATCCTGTCGGCACCCGACAAGGAAAGCTGGAAGATGCTGCGCCGGGAAATCGTGGCCTTATAA
- the ttcA gene encoding tRNA 2-thiocytidine(32) synthetase TtcA, which translates to MNIVTSIADEVEADQDLAGENGASHPLFDAAPRSVSFNKLRKRLLRNVRQAFGDFGMLNGQKRWLVGLSGGKDSYGLLALLLDLKWRGLLPVELIACNLDQGQPNFPKHVLPEYLAKIGVAHRIEYRDTYSVVKEKVPAGGTYCSLCSRLRRGNLYRIAREEGCDALVLGHHREDILETFFMNFFHGGRLAGMPAKLMNDEGDLMVLRPLAYCAEEDMAKFAAAMEFPIIPCDLCGSQDGLQRNAMKEMLADIERRMPGRKDVMLRALAHVNPSHLLDPKLFDFSALSVTGASPEERTEASPPL; encoded by the coding sequence ATGAACATTGTCACCAGCATCGCAGATGAGGTCGAGGCCGATCAGGACCTGGCCGGAGAAAATGGCGCTTCGCATCCGCTGTTCGACGCGGCACCCCGTTCTGTCTCCTTCAACAAGCTGCGCAAGCGGCTGTTGCGCAATGTACGTCAGGCCTTCGGGGATTTTGGCATGCTGAACGGCCAGAAGCGCTGGCTGGTAGGCCTTTCCGGCGGCAAGGACAGCTACGGCCTTCTGGCGCTGCTGCTTGATCTGAAGTGGCGCGGCCTTTTGCCCGTGGAACTCATTGCCTGCAATCTGGATCAGGGCCAGCCGAATTTCCCCAAGCATGTCCTGCCGGAATATCTGGCGAAGATCGGCGTCGCACATCGCATCGAATATCGCGACACTTATTCCGTTGTGAAGGAAAAGGTGCCGGCGGGTGGCACCTATTGTTCGCTCTGTTCGCGGCTGCGGCGCGGCAATCTCTACCGTATTGCGCGGGAAGAGGGCTGCGACGCGCTCGTGCTCGGCCATCACCGGGAGGATATTCTCGAGACCTTCTTCATGAACTTCTTCCATGGCGGCCGTCTGGCTGGCATGCCGGCAAAGCTGATGAACGACGAGGGCGACCTGATGGTGCTGCGCCCGCTTGCCTATTGCGCCGAAGAGGATATGGCGAAATTCGCGGCGGCGATGGAATTCCCGATTATTCCCTGTGACCTCTGCGGCTCGCAGGACGGGCTTCAGCGCAATGCCATGAAGGAGATGCTGGCTGACATCGAAAGGCGTATGCCGGGCCGCAAGGACGTGATGCTGCGGGCGCTTGCCCATGTCAATCCATCGCATCTGCTCGACCCGAAGCTTTTTGATTTCTCGGCGCTCTCTGTCACCGGCGCGTCACCTGAAGAGCGTACGGAGGCCAGCCCTCCCTTATGA
- a CDS encoding glutaminase, translating into MQDIQAIVDSIYDSMVPRLGEGKVADYIPELAKVDPNQFGIAITTVDGTTYTAGNALTPFSIQSISKVFMLTLALGKAGETVWNRVGREPSGSSFNSIVQLEHEHGIPRNPFVNAGAIVVTDIVLSGHQPREAIGELLRFVRYLADDDTISIDDTVAKSEQATGFRNFALANFMRSFGNLHHPVEYTLGVYFHQCALSMTCAQLSRAGLFLANRGRNPLSGHTVVSDRRARRINALMLTCGHYDGSGDFAYHVGLPGKSGVGGGIMAVAPGKASIAVWSPGLNKVGNSALGSHALEMLATKTGWSVFGA; encoded by the coding sequence ATGCAGGACATTCAGGCGATCGTCGATTCCATTTACGACAGCATGGTGCCGCGCCTGGGCGAGGGCAAGGTTGCGGATTACATTCCGGAACTCGCCAAGGTCGATCCGAACCAGTTCGGTATCGCCATCACCACTGTCGACGGAACCACCTATACGGCCGGCAATGCGCTCACGCCGTTTTCGATCCAGAGCATTTCCAAGGTCTTCATGCTGACGCTGGCGCTCGGTAAGGCGGGCGAGACGGTGTGGAACCGGGTGGGGCGTGAGCCGTCGGGGTCGTCCTTCAACTCCATCGTCCAGCTGGAGCATGAGCACGGCATTCCGCGCAATCCCTTCGTCAATGCCGGTGCCATCGTGGTGACGGATATCGTTCTTTCCGGCCACCAGCCGCGCGAGGCGATTGGCGAGCTTCTGCGTTTCGTCCGTTATCTCGCTGATGATGACACGATCAGCATTGATGACACCGTGGCGAAATCCGAGCAGGCGACGGGTTTCCGCAATTTCGCGCTTGCCAATTTCATGCGGTCCTTCGGCAATCTGCATCACCCTGTTGAATATACGCTGGGCGTCTATTTTCATCAGTGCGCGCTGTCCATGACCTGCGCGCAGCTTTCACGGGCCGGTCTTTTCCTTGCGAATCGCGGCCGCAATCCGCTGAGTGGTCATACGGTTGTGTCAGACCGACGCGCGCGGCGCATCAATGCGCTGATGTTGACCTGCGGCCATTATGACGGATCGGGCGATTTCGCCTATCATGTCGGCCTGCCGGGCAAGAGCGGCGTGGGCGGCGGCATCATGGCAGTGGCGCCGGGCAAGGCGTCGATTGCGGTCTGGTCGCCGGGTCTGAACAAGGTTGGCAATTCGGCGCTTGGGTCGCATGCACTGGAAATGCTGGCGACGAAAACCGGCTGGTCGGTATTCGGGGCTTGA
- the rpsD gene encoding 30S ribosomal protein S4: MSKRESAKYKIDRRMGENIWGRPKSPVNRREYGPGQHGQRRKGKMSDFGTQLRAKQKLKGYYGELREKQFRATYDEANRRKGDTSENLIGLLESRLDAIVYRAKFVPTVFASRQFINHGHVTVNGVRVNIGSYRCKPGDVIEVRQKSKQLVTVLEAVQLAERDVPDYIEVDHNKMVATYARIPALSDVPYPVVMEPHLVVEFYSR; encoded by the coding sequence ATGAGCAAGCGCGAATCGGCTAAGTATAAAATTGACCGCCGTATGGGCGAAAACATCTGGGGCCGTCCGAAGTCCCCGGTAAACCGCCGCGAATACGGCCCGGGCCAGCACGGTCAGCGCCGCAAGGGCAAGATGAGCGACTTCGGCACGCAGCTGCGCGCCAAGCAGAAGCTCAAGGGCTACTACGGCGAACTGCGCGAAAAGCAGTTCCGCGCCACCTACGACGAAGCAAACCGTCGCAAGGGCGATACCTCCGAGAACCTGATCGGCCTGCTCGAGTCGCGTCTGGACGCCATCGTCTACCGCGCCAAGTTCGTTCCGACCGTTTTCGCCTCGCGTCAGTTCATCAACCATGGCCACGTCACGGTTAACGGCGTTCGCGTCAACATCGGTTCTTACCGTTGCAAGCCGGGCGACGTTATCGAAGTTCGCCAGAAGTCCAAGCAGCTGGTGACCGTTCTCGAAGCTGTTCAGCTCGCAGAACGCGACGTTCCTGATTACATCGAAGTCGATCACAACAAGATGGTTGCGACCTATGCTCGCATCCCGGCTCTGTCTGACGTTCCGTACCCGGTCGTCATGGAACCGCATCTGGTCGTCGAATTCTACTCGCGTTAA